One Crocosphaera sp. UHCC 0190 DNA window includes the following coding sequences:
- the rpsO gene encoding 30S ribosomal protein S15 has translation MSLTATQKQTLMSEYQVHETDTGSPDLQVALLTERITQLTGHLKQNPKDHASRRGLLKMIGRRRRLLAYISSKDVERYQNLIKRLGIRR, from the coding sequence ATGAGTTTGACAGCTACCCAAAAACAAACCCTCATGAGTGAATATCAAGTTCATGAGACAGATACTGGATCTCCTGACTTGCAGGTGGCCCTATTAACAGAACGGATTACACAATTGACCGGTCATTTGAAACAAAATCCCAAAGATCATGCCTCCCGTCGTGGACTTTTGAAAATGATTGGCCGTCGGAGACGGTTGTTGGCTTACATTAGTAGCAAAGATGTAGAGCGTTATCAGAACTTAATTAAACGTCTGGGTATCCGTCGTTAG
- a CDS encoding transglutaminase family protein, translating to MRYSIHHQTIYTYNQPVFLNPHSLRMRPRSDGWQNLLNFSLSITPIPKETAEIVDLNGNNLIQLWFTYPTEILTINIRSEVETYTNNPFSYLLESWAVNLPIDYPISLFNQLQPYLDFYNKIPDPVIVQLAQEILHKVQGNTLNFLSTLNQKIHENCHYVIRETGEPWQPGITWKNQQGSCRDTALLFMEACRVVGLGARFVSGYQEGDRHQEQRDLHAWVEVYLPGGGWRGYDPTHGLAVANGYIALAASPVPQGAAPVTGEITPVRPIVETNQPPESAIAVHLCIEHHN from the coding sequence GTGCGTTATTCTATTCATCATCAAACTATTTATACCTATAATCAGCCGGTATTTCTTAACCCCCATAGTCTGAGAATGCGGCCTCGTTCTGATGGTTGGCAAAATCTATTAAACTTTTCATTATCAATTACTCCAATTCCCAAAGAAACTGCTGAAATTGTTGATTTAAACGGCAATAATTTGATTCAATTATGGTTTACTTATCCTACAGAAATATTAACTATTAATATCAGATCTGAGGTAGAAACTTATACTAATAATCCCTTTAGTTATTTATTAGAATCTTGGGCTGTAAATTTACCGATTGATTATCCAATTTCTTTATTTAATCAATTGCAACCTTATCTTGATTTTTACAATAAAATTCCTGATCCTGTCATTGTTCAATTAGCCCAAGAAATTCTACATAAAGTCCAAGGCAATACCTTAAATTTTTTGTCAACTTTAAATCAAAAAATTCATGAAAACTGTCACTATGTAATTAGAGAAACTGGGGAACCTTGGCAACCTGGAATTACTTGGAAAAACCAACAAGGATCTTGTCGAGATACTGCCTTATTATTTATGGAAGCCTGTCGCGTGGTAGGGTTAGGAGCAAGATTTGTCAGTGGCTATCAAGAAGGCGATCGCCATCAAGAACAAAGAGATTTACACGCTTGGGTAGAAGTCTATTTGCCAGGAGGGGGTTGGCGCGGTTATGACCCCACTCATGGCTTAGCTGTAGCCAATGGATATATTGCCTTAGCCGCTAGTCCCGTCCCCCAAGGGGCCGCCCCCGTAACCGGAGAAATTACCCCCGTTAGACCCATTGTAGAGACAAATCAGCCCCCAGAATCAGCGATCGCCGTTCATCTTTGTATCGAACATCATAATTAA
- the aroH gene encoding chorismate mutase — protein MEWKVRGIRGATTVSENTKEAITESVTELLNAIETRNQLNLEDIVSVTFTATPDLNAIFPAAIARQRPQWEDVPLLDVQQMQVEGSLKRCIRVLIHVNTPKPQKEIYHPYLRDACNLRPDWSLTHTSSSRSSHR, from the coding sequence GTGGAGTGGAAAGTGCGAGGTATTCGAGGGGCAACCACAGTATCAGAAAATACCAAAGAGGCGATCACAGAATCTGTCACTGAATTGCTAAATGCGATCGAAACCCGCAACCAACTGAACCTTGAAGATATTGTTAGTGTCACCTTTACCGCAACACCGGATCTTAATGCCATTTTTCCAGCAGCGATCGCTCGTCAACGTCCTCAATGGGAAGATGTCCCCCTTTTGGATGTGCAACAAATGCAGGTTGAGGGCAGCTTAAAACGCTGTATAAGGGTACTGATTCATGTTAACACCCCAAAACCTCAAAAAGAGATCTATCATCCTTATTTGCGCGATGCTTGTAATCTTCGCCCGGATTGGAGTTTAACTCATACCAGTTCATCTCGGTCATCACATCGATAA
- a CDS encoding circularly permuted type 2 ATP-grasp protein — protein MAVHLDTYDPETFYDELYEAPGRPRSHAASLIQWMQQLSLEQLQQHLDTAQLALFNLGVTFRVYNDDQGVERIFPFDIIPRIIDGNEWQKLEKGLKQRIYALNLFLGDIYDQQKIIKDGKIPREIIESAQGFLRPCVNLTPPSGIWCHITGTDLVRHNDGQWYVLEDNLRVPSGVSYVLENRRVMKSTFPQIFQTMAVKPVDDYASHLLETLLNLASPQIPDPTVVVLTPGIYNSAYFEHSFLAQQMGVELVEGRDLVVVDGYLQMKTTKGLQRVDVVYRRVDDEFIDPLEFRADSFLGVRGLMEVYRQGRVALANAPGTGVADDKVVYAYVPEMIRYYLGEEPILSNVPTHLCWQESDRNYVLENLDKLVVKAANEAGGYGMLVGVNSTQEQREEFAQKIIANPRNYIAQPTLSLSRVPTFIEGQIEGRHVDLRPYILHRGDEVYVHPGGLTRVALTKGSLVVNSSQGGGSKDTWVLNS, from the coding sequence GTGGCTGTTCATCTTGACACCTATGACCCCGAAACATTTTATGATGAATTGTACGAAGCACCAGGACGACCGAGATCCCATGCTGCCTCGTTAATTCAATGGATGCAGCAATTATCCTTAGAACAACTGCAACAACATCTAGATACAGCACAACTCGCATTGTTTAATTTAGGGGTTACATTTCGCGTTTACAATGATGATCAAGGGGTGGAAAGAATCTTTCCTTTTGATATTATTCCCCGTATTATTGATGGCAATGAATGGCAAAAATTAGAAAAAGGTCTTAAGCAAAGAATTTACGCTTTAAACCTATTCTTAGGGGATATTTATGATCAACAAAAAATCATTAAAGATGGCAAAATTCCCCGCGAAATTATAGAATCAGCCCAAGGATTTCTCCGTCCTTGTGTTAACTTAACCCCACCATCGGGCATTTGGTGTCATATTACAGGCACAGATTTAGTCCGTCATAATGATGGTCAATGGTATGTTTTAGAAGATAATTTGCGAGTTCCTTCTGGGGTTTCCTATGTATTAGAAAACCGTCGGGTCATGAAAAGCACTTTTCCCCAAATTTTCCAAACCATGGCCGTTAAACCTGTGGATGACTATGCAAGTCATCTATTAGAAACTTTACTGAATTTAGCCAGTCCTCAAATTCCTGATCCTACGGTTGTCGTATTAACACCGGGAATTTATAATTCTGCCTATTTTGAACACTCATTTTTAGCCCAACAAATGGGGGTAGAATTAGTAGAAGGACGAGACTTAGTTGTGGTTGATGGTTATTTGCAAATGAAGACCACAAAAGGACTACAACGGGTTGATGTGGTTTATCGTCGTGTGGATGATGAATTTATTGATCCTTTAGAGTTTCGCGCTGACTCTTTTTTAGGGGTTCGGGGGTTAATGGAGGTTTATCGTCAGGGTAGGGTTGCTTTAGCGAATGCACCAGGTACAGGGGTTGCTGATGATAAGGTGGTTTATGCCTATGTACCAGAAATGATTCGCTACTATTTAGGAGAAGAGCCGATTTTATCAAATGTTCCTACCCATTTATGTTGGCAAGAAAGCGATCGCAATTATGTCTTAGAAAACTTAGATAAATTAGTGGTCAAAGCGGCCAATGAAGCGGGTGGTTATGGAATGTTGGTAGGGGTCAATTCTACCCAAGAACAACGGGAAGAATTTGCTCAAAAAATCATAGCTAATCCTCGTAATTATATCGCTCAACCCACCTTAAGTTTATCCCGTGTCCCAACTTTTATTGAGGGACAAATTGAAGGACGACACGTTGATTTACGTCCCTATATTTTACATCGCGGGGATGAAGTTTATGTTCATCCAGGGGGACTAACGAGAGTAGCTTTAACGAAAGGATCTTTAGTGGTTAATTCTTCTCAAGGAGGAGGAAGTAAAGATACTTGGGTTTTAAACAGTTAA
- the aroF gene encoding 3-deoxy-7-phosphoheptulonate synthase yields the protein MIVVMKVGSPTDEIERINQEFENWGLTPEKIVGKHKVVIGLVGETASLDPLQIQEISPWIENVLRVEKPFKRASLEFRHGEYSEVMVSTPNGPVPIGKNHPIAVVAGPCSVENEAMIVETAKRVKAAGAHFLRGGAYKPRTSPYAFQGHGESALELLAAAREASGLGIITEVMDTADLDKIGEVADVIQVGARNMQNFALLKKVGAQDKPVLLKRGMSATIDEWLMAAEYVLAAGNPNIILCERGIRTFDGKYTRNTLDLSVLPVLRLLTHLPIMIDPSHGTGKSDYVPSMATAAIAAGTDSLMIEVHPNPAKALSDGPQSLTPDKFDRLMQELSIMGKTVNRWPQSAVALA from the coding sequence ATGATCGTTGTAATGAAAGTTGGTTCACCCACGGATGAAATTGAGCGCATTAATCAAGAATTTGAAAATTGGGGCTTAACTCCCGAAAAAATTGTCGGGAAACATAAAGTGGTCATCGGGTTAGTGGGAGAAACTGCTTCTCTAGATCCCCTACAAATTCAAGAAATTAGTCCTTGGATAGAAAATGTTTTACGGGTAGAAAAACCCTTTAAACGGGCAAGTTTAGAGTTCCGTCATGGGGAATATAGCGAAGTCATGGTCAGTACCCCCAATGGCCCCGTCCCCATTGGTAAAAATCATCCTATTGCAGTGGTCGCTGGCCCCTGTTCCGTGGAAAATGAAGCGATGATCGTTGAAACCGCAAAACGGGTTAAAGCAGCCGGGGCGCATTTTTTACGGGGTGGAGCCTATAAACCCCGGACTTCTCCTTACGCTTTTCAGGGCCATGGAGAAAGTGCCTTAGAATTATTGGCAGCAGCGAGAGAAGCGAGTGGCCTGGGCATTATTACTGAAGTCATGGATACCGCCGATTTAGATAAAATTGGAGAAGTGGCCGATGTGATCCAAGTAGGGGCTAGAAATATGCAAAATTTCGCTCTCCTCAAAAAAGTCGGGGCCCAAGATAAACCTGTCTTGCTGAAACGGGGAATGTCCGCCACCATCGATGAATGGTTAATGGCCGCCGAATATGTTTTGGCGGCAGGGAATCCTAATATAATTCTTTGTGAACGGGGAATTCGGACTTTTGATGGTAAATATACCCGTAATACCTTAGATTTATCTGTTTTGCCCGTTCTACGGCTCTTAACTCATTTACCGATCATGATTGATCCCAGTCATGGCACCGGAAAATCTGATTATGTGCCTTCCATGGCCACCGCAGCGATCGCCGCAGGAACCGATTCTTTAATGATTGAAGTTCATCCCAACCCGGCTAAAGCTTTATCCGATGGCCCTCAGTCCTTAACCCCCGATAAATTTGATCGTCTGATGCAAGAATTATCTATCATGGGGAAAACCGTCAACCGTTGGCCTCAATCAGCCGTAGCCTTAGCTTAA
- a CDS encoding alpha-E domain-containing protein yields MLSRVADSIYWLNRYIERADNVARFVDVNLNLMLDLPPGVTQQWQPLVFTTGDLKLFSEKYGKATAENVIHFLTFDQDYSNSILSCLQMARENARSVREIISSEMWEEVNRFYRLIIEATKHHPQSALPNFFTQVKLSSHRFAGVMDATMTHNEAWHFGHMGRLQERADKTARILDVKYFYLLPSAEWVGTPLDQIQWIALLKSASAYEMYRKRQRRILPNNVAEFLILNREFPRSIYFCLRQVQQSLHQITGTPLGIWSNSAERSLGRLCSELAYTVIDDIIEIGLHEFLDRIQNRVNTIGEKMGETFFVTDLPQQVSIQK; encoded by the coding sequence ATGTTAAGTCGTGTTGCAGATTCAATTTATTGGCTAAATCGCTACATTGAACGAGCAGATAATGTGGCTCGTTTTGTAGATGTTAACCTCAATTTGATGCTAGATTTGCCCCCAGGTGTAACCCAACAATGGCAACCATTAGTATTCACAACAGGAGATCTAAAACTATTTTCTGAAAAGTACGGTAAAGCCACCGCAGAAAATGTTATTCATTTCCTTACTTTTGATCAAGACTATTCTAATTCTATCCTATCTTGTTTACAAATGGCGCGAGAAAATGCCCGTTCTGTACGGGAAATTATTTCCTCAGAAATGTGGGAAGAAGTGAATCGTTTTTATCGTCTGATTATCGAGGCAACAAAACATCATCCTCAATCTGCTCTCCCCAATTTCTTCACCCAAGTAAAACTTTCTAGCCATCGTTTTGCAGGGGTAATGGATGCTACCATGACCCATAATGAGGCATGGCACTTTGGACACATGGGAAGACTTCAAGAAAGGGCTGATAAAACGGCTCGAATTCTTGATGTAAAATACTTCTATTTATTGCCTTCTGCGGAATGGGTAGGAACTCCCTTAGATCAAATTCAATGGATCGCTCTTTTAAAGTCTGCTAGTGCTTATGAAATGTATCGAAAACGTCAAAGACGTATTTTGCCAAATAATGTGGCAGAATTTTTGATTTTAAACCGAGAGTTTCCCCGATCTATCTATTTTTGTTTGCGTCAAGTACAGCAGTCTCTTCATCAAATCACAGGAACGCCATTAGGAATTTGGAGTAATTCTGCCGAACGCTCCTTAGGCCGTTTGTGTTCTGAATTAGCTTATACTGTGATTGATGATATCATAGAAATTGGATTACATGAATTTTTAGATCGGATTCAAAACCGTGTTAATACTATCGGTGAAAAAATGGGGGAAACCTTCTTTGTGACTGATCTTCCTCAACAAGTATCTATTCAAAAGTGA
- the sppA gene encoding signal peptide peptidase SppA has translation MIWPFKPRTSKQIARIEITGAIASETRKSVLKALETVKEKKFPALLLRIDSPGGTVGDSQEIYEALKRLGDKVKIVASFGNISASGGVYIGMGAQYIMANPGTITGSIGVILRGNNLERLLDKIGVSFQVVKSGPYKDILSFDRELTPEEHQILQEMIDTSYDQFVTTVAQGRNLAVEKVKSFADGRIFTGQQALELGVVDRLGTEEDARRWAAELAGLNPDKALCYTIEEPKSLLNRVLSRNQSQSKIGTAINWLEFELTTNGQPLWLYRP, from the coding sequence ATGATTTGGCCCTTTAAACCCAGAACCAGCAAACAGATCGCGCGGATTGAAATTACTGGTGCGATCGCTTCAGAAACTCGCAAAAGTGTGCTGAAAGCCCTAGAAACGGTGAAAGAGAAGAAATTTCCCGCCCTGTTATTACGCATTGACTCTCCTGGAGGAACAGTAGGGGACTCTCAAGAAATTTATGAAGCCCTGAAAAGACTGGGAGATAAGGTAAAAATTGTCGCTAGTTTTGGCAATATTTCCGCTTCTGGTGGGGTTTATATTGGCATGGGGGCCCAATATATTATGGCCAACCCTGGCACGATTACTGGCAGTATTGGGGTTATTTTACGGGGGAATAATTTAGAACGGCTTTTAGATAAAATTGGGGTATCGTTTCAAGTGGTTAAGTCAGGCCCCTATAAAGATATTCTCTCCTTTGATCGAGAATTAACCCCCGAAGAACATCAGATTCTTCAAGAAATGATTGATACCAGTTATGATCAATTTGTGACGACGGTGGCCCAAGGCCGTAATTTAGCTGTTGAAAAGGTGAAAAGTTTTGCCGATGGACGCATTTTTACCGGACAACAAGCTTTAGAATTAGGGGTAGTTGATCGTCTAGGAACGGAAGAAGATGCCCGTCGTTGGGCCGCTGAGTTAGCAGGACTTAATCCCGACAAAGCCCTATGTTACACCATTGAAGAACCGAAATCTTTATTAAATCGGGTTTTATCTCGTAATCAAAGTCAATCAAAGATTGGGACGGCGATCAATTGGCTAGAATTTGAATTAACCACCAATGGACAACCTTTATGGTTATATCGTCCATGA
- a CDS encoding fatty acyl-AMP ligase, with protein sequence MVSTFKRVNYLTNLFSPHNNIESPSNLLDLLRWRAINQSTQKAYTFLQNGETELVNLTYQDLDLQARNIAAKMQSLGVAGERALLLYSPGIEFISAFFGCLYAGVIPVPLYPPKRNQNLSRLQSIVANAEATLALTTHDILENVEKHFVNTPDLAALTWFTTDNYEEKLAEAWYPPEITRNSLAFLQYTSGSTGSPKGVMVSHGNLLHNLQIIEQGFGHTSSSCGVGWLPLFHDMGLIGNILQPLYVGFPCVLMSPVDFLQKPYRWLQAISQYGATTSGGPNFAYDLCVQKVTPEQLATLDLSSWEVAFTGAEPIRAETLEAFAQKFAASGFRKEAFYPCYGMAESTLFVTGGIKSQLPVFKTVDEKALEENRVIDAPAEQGKTRTLVGCGRECLGQIVKIVDPNTLTECDKNQVGEIWVSGESVAQGYWQQPQKTQETFNTYLSDTQASPFLRTGDLGFISDDGELFVTGRLKDVLIIRGRNHYPQDLELTAEESHLGIISHRSAAFTTEVNGKEQLIIVAEVERRYHNRRQQSSAVSPEQEKRMSSDRCAQESVDPGFEAELSEPPVFETIVRSIKQAIAKHHGLQVNRVLLLRVGTIPKTSSGKIQRYACRQGFLEETLNIIYDSH encoded by the coding sequence ATCTGTTAGACCTTCTGAGATGGAGAGCAATCAATCAATCGACACAAAAAGCTTATACATTTTTACAAAATGGAGAAACAGAATTAGTCAACTTAACTTATCAAGACTTAGATTTACAAGCTAGAAATATTGCTGCAAAAATGCAATCTTTAGGAGTTGCCGGAGAAAGGGCTTTACTGTTATATTCACCAGGAATTGAGTTTATTTCCGCATTTTTTGGCTGTTTGTATGCTGGTGTTATTCCGGTTCCGCTTTATCCTCCCAAACGTAACCAAAACTTATCACGACTCCAATCAATTGTGGCAAATGCTGAGGCAACACTCGCATTAACAACCCACGATATCTTAGAAAACGTCGAAAAACATTTTGTTAACACACCAGACTTAGCCGCACTAACCTGGTTTACTACGGATAATTACGAAGAAAAACTGGCAGAAGCCTGGTATCCTCCCGAAATAACCCGTAATTCCCTAGCTTTCTTGCAATATACATCCGGTTCAACCGGAAGTCCCAAAGGGGTAATGGTCAGTCATGGAAATCTTCTTCATAATCTACAAATTATTGAACAAGGATTTGGCCATACTTCCTCTAGTTGCGGTGTCGGGTGGCTACCTCTCTTTCATGACATGGGACTCATCGGCAACATCTTACAGCCTTTATATGTCGGTTTTCCTTGTGTGTTAATGTCTCCTGTGGACTTTCTCCAAAAGCCTTATCGTTGGTTACAAGCGATTTCCCAATATGGTGCTACCACTAGCGGTGGCCCCAACTTTGCCTATGATTTATGTGTTCAGAAAGTCACTCCTGAACAACTGGCAACCCTAGATTTAAGCAGTTGGGAAGTGGCGTTTACGGGGGCTGAACCCATTCGGGCTGAAACCTTAGAAGCCTTTGCCCAGAAGTTTGCCGCCTCTGGTTTCCGTAAAGAGGCTTTCTATCCCTGCTATGGTATGGCTGAGTCTACTTTATTTGTTACTGGTGGCATCAAATCTCAACTCCCTGTCTTCAAAACCGTTGATGAAAAAGCTTTAGAAGAAAATCGGGTGATTGATGCTCCTGCTGAACAAGGCAAAACAAGAACCCTAGTGGGTTGTGGTCGAGAATGCTTAGGACAAATCGTGAAAATTGTTGACCCTAATACTTTAACTGAATGTGACAAGAATCAGGTAGGAGAAATTTGGGTATCAGGAGAGAGTGTGGCTCAAGGTTATTGGCAACAACCCCAAAAGACTCAAGAAACGTTTAACACTTATCTCTCAGATACTCAGGCCAGTCCCTTTTTGAGAACAGGAGATTTAGGCTTTATCTCAGATGACGGCGAGTTATTTGTCACGGGAAGACTCAAAGATGTCCTCATTATTCGGGGACGTAACCACTATCCCCAAGATCTTGAATTAACAGCCGAAGAAAGTCATCTGGGAATAATCAGTCATCGCAGCGCAGCCTTTACCACTGAAGTCAATGGTAAAGAACAGTTAATCATTGTGGCTGAGGTTGAACGCCGCTATCATAATCGTCGTCAACAATCTTCTGCTGTTTCCCCTGAACAAGAAAAACGGATGTCAAGCGATCGCTGCGCTCAAGAGTCAGTTGATCCAGGGTTTGAGGCTGAACTCTCAGAACCTCCCGTTTTCGAGACAATTGTCAGGAGTATTAAACAAGCAATTGCTAAACATCATGGGTTACAAGTTAATCGTGTTCTTTTATTAAGGGTTGGCACAATTCCCAAAACCTCCAGTGGAAAAATTCAAAGGTATGCCTGTCGTCAAGGTTTTCTAGAAGAAACTTTAAATATTATTTACGATAGCCATTAA
- a CDS encoding M20 family metallopeptidase, giving the protein MISNFPQLSSLNLSQIRLEICNLQGQFVQWRRHLHQRPELGFQEEITAAFIAQKLEAMGIPHQTGIAKTGIIAIIKSPHPGPVLALRADMDALPIHEENEVSYRSQHQGMMHACGHDGHITIALGTAYYLWQHRQDFQGTVKIIFQPAEESPGGAKPMIEEGALKNPDVDGIIGLHLWNNLPLGTIGVRSGPLMAAVECFRLNLFGKGGHGAMPHQTVDSVVVSAQIVNALQSIVSRNVNPIDSAVVTVGELHAGTALNVIADTARMSGTVRYFNPEFEGYFGQRIKEIVAGICQGYGANYELDYWCLYPPVINDEKMAELVRSVALEVVETPAGIAPTCQTMGGEDMSFFLQEVPGCYFFLGSANHEKGLAYPHHHPRFDFDETVLSLGVEMFVRCVERFCCG; this is encoded by the coding sequence ATGATTTCTAATTTTCCTCAATTATCTTCTCTTAATTTATCCCAAATTCGCCTAGAAATTTGCAATCTTCAGGGGCAATTCGTGCAATGGCGACGGCACTTACATCAACGGCCAGAATTGGGTTTTCAAGAAGAAATCACAGCCGCTTTTATTGCTCAAAAATTAGAAGCAATGGGCATTCCCCATCAAACAGGCATTGCCAAAACGGGAATTATTGCCATTATTAAAAGCCCTCATCCTGGCCCAGTTTTAGCCCTTCGTGCTGATATGGATGCCTTACCAATCCATGAAGAAAATGAAGTGTCTTATCGTTCCCAACATCAAGGAATGATGCACGCTTGTGGTCATGATGGACATATTACTATTGCCCTAGGAACTGCCTATTATTTATGGCAACATCGTCAAGATTTTCAAGGCACAGTAAAAATCATTTTTCAACCGGCTGAAGAAAGTCCAGGGGGTGCTAAACCCATGATCGAAGAAGGGGCGTTAAAAAATCCTGATGTTGATGGAATTATTGGACTACATTTATGGAATAATTTGCCTTTAGGAACCATTGGAGTCCGCAGTGGCCCTTTAATGGCGGCCGTTGAATGTTTTCGCCTCAATCTCTTTGGAAAAGGCGGCCATGGGGCAATGCCTCACCAAACAGTTGATTCTGTAGTGGTTAGCGCACAAATTGTTAATGCTTTGCAGTCTATTGTTTCTCGTAATGTGAACCCGATTGATTCTGCGGTGGTAACAGTGGGGGAACTTCATGCGGGAACGGCCTTAAATGTGATTGCTGATACAGCCAGAATGAGTGGAACGGTGCGTTATTTTAATCCTGAATTTGAGGGGTATTTTGGCCAGAGAATTAAGGAAATTGTTGCCGGAATTTGTCAAGGTTATGGAGCTAATTATGAACTCGATTATTGGTGTTTATATCCCCCAGTGATCAATGATGAAAAAATGGCAGAGTTGGTGCGTTCCGTGGCCTTAGAAGTGGTAGAAACCCCCGCAGGAATTGCCCCGACTTGTCAGACAATGGGAGGGGAAGATATGTCCTTCTTTTTACAAGAAGTCCCAGGATGTTACTTCTTTTTAGGGTCAGCTAATCATGAGAAAGGGTTAGCTTATCCCCATCATCATCCCCGTTTTGATTTTGATGAGACAGTGTTATCTTTGGGGGTTGAAATGTTTGTGCGTTGTGTGGAAAGATTTTGCTGTGGTTAA
- a CDS encoding PAM68 family protein, whose product MPSNSSPDSLPFERRQKNKKKPKTPKVTPTQTFSTPKKANDPSKNASLRAIPDNVSQRMIRRMAIFSGIPTGLGMSSFFIFYWIVSHKLLEIPTVAVGAVSLGLFGLGVLGLSYGIFSASWDENHVGGWWGWQEFTANLGRTLEAWRNARQETKKN is encoded by the coding sequence ATGCCTTCTAACTCCTCACCCGACTCCTTACCCTTTGAACGCCGTCAAAAAAATAAAAAAAAGCCTAAGACTCCGAAAGTAACACCAACTCAAACCTTTTCCACCCCAAAAAAAGCCAATGATCCCTCCAAAAATGCCAGTCTCCGTGCTATTCCCGATAATGTTAGTCAGCGCATGATCAGACGCATGGCTATCTTTTCAGGAATTCCCACTGGGTTAGGAATGTCCTCGTTTTTCATTTTTTATTGGATTGTTAGCCATAAATTGCTAGAAATTCCCACTGTGGCCGTCGGTGCTGTCAGTTTAGGACTGTTTGGCCTAGGAGTGTTAGGCTTAAGTTATGGTATCTTCTCCGCTTCATGGGATGAAAATCATGTCGGCGGTTGGTGGGGATGGCAAGAATTTACCGCCAACTTAGGACGAACCCTTGAAGCTTGGCGCAATGCCAGACAAGAAACCAAAAAAAATTAG